In the Chroococcidiopsis sp. SAG 2025 genome, one interval contains:
- the ptsP gene encoding phosphoenolpyruvate--protein phosphotransferase: MVSIVIVSHSKKLAEGVRELARQMVQDKVPIAVAAGIDDPENPLGTDAMQVYEAIASVYSDDGVLVLMDLGSALLSAEMAIEFLPEEQQDKIHLCEAPLVEGAIAASVAATSSNDIDVVISEARQALKAKAAQLGVISHSSFVIGEEDINRSSDSRLPTPDSHPTKEIHLTIRNPQGLHARPAAQFVTTVTQFQAQIRVRNITRNTEFVRADSINQVATLGVRQGHEIAIASVGEDTDVALLALQTLVENNFGETHHTSSPHLHTSSHFTQGIPAVPGIAIAPIFQHHSHQIKVHELCVADVEAEWQRLQIAIATAKQEIQNIKDRIHIHENEAAIFDAHLLILADPAIIEPVQKRIFEQHQNAEFAWNTIIDEIANSYRHLNDVYLQERAKDVIDVGQRVLRSLLGVSTANIELNQPSILVARDLSPSDTVQLDRTKVLGICTLQGSATSHSAILARTLGIPAVVGVNSQILNLESGTLLAIDGENGNIWIQPDSQTIATLEAKRDVIITARQQARAKAQAPAIARDGKRIQVFANISSIADAQIAIAQGAEGVGLLRTELLYLDRTSSPTEEEQFEIYRAIAQILANRSLIIRTLDVGGDKPLSYLGLQAETNPFLGWRGIRFCLNRPELFKTQLRAILRASSGYQIKVMFPTIATLAELQAAKAIWAEAQTELSQAGIPFDKDIEIGIMIEIPSAVAIADKLASEVNFFSIGTNDLSQYIMAADRTNPKVAPLADAFHPAVLQAVQKTVQAAHHAGIWIGLCGELAAEPLAVPILLGLGLDELSLNPQSIPQIKQIISQLTTQEAEVIARSVMQLDSATEIKSFISNSPLFKGI, translated from the coding sequence ATGGTTAGCATTGTTATTGTCTCTCACAGCAAAAAACTAGCCGAAGGCGTGCGGGAACTTGCGCGGCAAATGGTACAGGACAAAGTACCCATAGCCGTAGCAGCAGGAATTGACGATCCAGAAAATCCACTGGGTACAGATGCCATGCAAGTCTATGAAGCGATCGCCTCTGTCTATAGTGACGATGGCGTTCTCGTACTTATGGATCTCGGTAGTGCCTTACTTAGTGCGGAGATGGCAATAGAATTCTTGCCAGAAGAACAACAGGATAAAATTCATTTATGTGAAGCGCCTCTAGTAGAAGGTGCGATCGCCGCCTCTGTTGCAGCTACATCCAGTAACGATATCGATGTCGTTATTTCTGAAGCACGACAAGCACTCAAAGCAAAAGCAGCACAATTAGGTGTCATTAGTCATTCGTCATTTGTCATTGGTGAAGAAGATATAAACAGATCTTCCGACTCCCGACTCCCGACTCCCGACTCCCACCCAACAAAAGAAATCCACCTGACAATCCGTAACCCACAAGGACTACATGCACGTCCTGCGGCTCAATTTGTCACCACAGTAACTCAGTTTCAGGCTCAAATTCGCGTGCGAAATATCACCAGAAACACAGAATTTGTGAGAGCAGATAGTATCAATCAAGTCGCTACATTAGGAGTACGCCAAGGACACGAAATTGCGATCGCATCTGTTGGCGAAGATACAGATGTGGCACTGTTAGCACTACAAACACTTGTTGAAAATAATTTTGGTGAGACTCATCATACTTCATCTCCTCACCTCCATACTTCCTCTCATTTTACACAAGGCATTCCTGCTGTCCCAGGAATTGCGATCGCCCCAATTTTCCAACATCATTCACATCAAATAAAAGTTCACGAACTTTGTGTAGCTGATGTAGAGGCTGAATGGCAGCGTTTACAAATAGCGATCGCAACTGCTAAACAAGAAATTCAAAATATCAAAGATCGAATCCATATTCATGAGAATGAAGCAGCAATATTTGATGCACATCTTTTAATTTTGGCAGATCCAGCAATTATCGAACCCGTCCAAAAACGAATTTTTGAGCAACATCAAAATGCTGAATTTGCTTGGAATACCATTATTGATGAAATAGCCAATAGTTATCGCCATCTCAATGACGTTTATTTACAAGAACGAGCTAAAGATGTTATTGATGTAGGACAAAGAGTTTTACGATCGCTCCTTGGCGTTTCTACTGCTAATATAGAATTAAATCAGCCTAGTATTCTCGTTGCTCGCGATCTTTCTCCTTCTGATACAGTCCAATTAGATCGGACAAAAGTATTAGGAATTTGTACGTTACAAGGTAGCGCTACTTCTCACAGTGCAATTCTGGCACGCACGTTAGGAATTCCGGCTGTTGTCGGTGTCAACTCACAGATTTTAAATTTAGAATCTGGTACGCTATTAGCAATTGATGGTGAAAATGGCAATATTTGGATACAACCCGATTCTCAAACAATTGCTACCCTCGAAGCAAAAAGAGATGTGATAATTACCGCTAGACAGCAAGCACGAGCCAAAGCGCAAGCACCAGCGATCGCCCGTGACGGTAAGCGAATTCAAGTCTTTGCTAATATTAGTAGTATTGCCGATGCTCAAATTGCGATCGCTCAAGGTGCAGAGGGAGTCGGATTATTACGCACCGAATTATTGTATCTCGACAGAACTTCCTCACCTACAGAAGAAGAACAATTTGAAATTTATCGTGCGATCGCCCAAATTTTAGCAAACCGTTCCCTAATTATTCGTACTCTGGATGTAGGTGGCGACAAACCTCTTTCTTATCTGGGATTACAAGCAGAAACTAATCCTTTTTTAGGCTGGCGAGGTATTCGATTTTGCTTGAATCGTCCCGAGCTTTTCAAAACTCAGTTACGAGCAATATTACGAGCTAGCTCAGGGTATCAAATTAAAGTTATGTTTCCCACAATTGCAACTTTAGCAGAACTACAAGCAGCTAAAGCAATTTGGGCAGAAGCACAAACAGAATTATCCCAAGCTGGTATTCCCTTTGATAAAGATATTGAAATTGGCATCATGATAGAAATTCCATCTGCGGTTGCGATCGCAGATAAACTTGCCTCTGAAGTCAACTTTTTCAGCATTGGTACGAATGACTTAAGCCAATATATCATGGCAGCAGACCGCACAAATCCGAAAGTTGCTCCATTAGCTGACGCTTTTCATCCTGCTGTATTGCAAGCAGTTCAAAAAACTGTGCAAGCTGCGCACCATGCAGGAATTTGGATAGGATTGTGTGGCGAACTCGCAGCCGAACCCCTAGCCGTACCCATATTACTAGGCTTAGGTTTAGACGAATTAAGTCTTAATCCTCAATCTATTCCTCAGATTAAACAAATAATCAGTCAGTTAACAACACAAGAAGCAGAGGTGATCGCTCGTTCTGTTATGCAACTTGACTCAGCCACAGAAATAAAATCTTTTATCTCTAATTCTCCTCTTTTTAAAGGTATTTGA